A stretch of the Chroogloeocystis siderophila 5.2 s.c.1 genome encodes the following:
- a CDS encoding HlyD family secretion protein, producing MSQLISQPQKPAQTPEFSAKVRRKVNPRLLIPLGLIIVGAVGFSIWYFSSRPRTDALQLSGRIEGYPINVGAKVGGRIELVTVREGDSVRKNETIVRLDDAEIQAQLQGANARLSAAQQQEQQARLQIAVAQSQIEEAQFNLQQSQGDAQGRIAQAEANVAAAEAQLNQTQAQFIEARSQLDLAQKERDRFQQLLQAGVITQQQFDQTQATFQTAQATLQSREAAISAAQRQVNAAQGGLVQAQTASLNPNIRNTQLNALRRQLDVARSQLAIAQAEVKNAQATRQQIQAQITDLNVVSPIDGVVLTRSVEPGEVVATGKTLLTVIDPNTVYLRGFIPGGQIGNVRVGQRANVFLDSAPDRPLAARVTAIDTQASFTPENIYFREDRVRQVFGVKLSIDDPQGFAKPGMPADGEILTQ from the coding sequence ATGTCGCAATTGATATCACAGCCGCAAAAACCCGCCCAAACGCCTGAATTCTCAGCGAAAGTACGTCGTAAAGTCAATCCGCGTTTGTTGATTCCGCTTGGGCTAATCATTGTTGGTGCAGTTGGTTTTTCAATTTGGTACTTTTCATCGCGTCCGAGAACTGATGCACTACAGCTAAGCGGTCGAATTGAAGGCTATCCAATAAATGTAGGGGCTAAAGTAGGTGGTCGGATTGAGCTTGTGACAGTGCGAGAAGGCGATTCGGTTCGTAAGAATGAAACGATTGTGCGGCTCGATGATGCAGAAATTCAAGCACAATTGCAAGGCGCAAATGCACGTTTAAGTGCTGCGCAGCAACAAGAACAACAAGCACGGTTGCAAATTGCCGTTGCCCAAAGCCAAATTGAAGAAGCACAGTTTAATTTACAACAATCGCAGGGAGACGCTCAAGGACGAATTGCGCAAGCAGAAGCAAACGTAGCCGCAGCCGAAGCACAGTTAAATCAAACACAAGCACAATTTATTGAAGCGCGATCGCAACTCGATTTAGCCCAGAAAGAACGCGATCGCTTTCAACAATTACTACAAGCAGGCGTGATTACACAGCAGCAATTCGATCAAACGCAAGCAACCTTTCAAACCGCCCAAGCCACACTGCAAAGCCGAGAAGCCGCAATCAGTGCTGCACAAAGACAAGTCAACGCAGCCCAAGGCGGATTAGTGCAAGCCCAAACCGCTAGTCTGAACCCGAATATTCGTAATACGCAATTGAATGCTTTACGCAGACAACTCGATGTCGCGCGATCGCAACTTGCAATAGCCCAAGCCGAAGTTAAAAATGCGCAAGCTACCCGCCAACAAATTCAAGCACAAATCACCGATCTCAACGTTGTCAGCCCGATTGATGGTGTCGTGTTAACTCGTAGTGTCGAACCTGGGGAAGTTGTAGCGACAGGTAAAACATTGTTAACAGTGATCGATCCCAACACGGTTTATCTGCGGGGTTTCATTCCTGGAGGACAAATTGGCAATGTGCGCGTTGGACAACGTGCGAATGTCTTTCTCGATTCTGCCCCTGATCGCCCGTTAGCGGCAAGAGTCACCGCAATTGATACGCAAGCGTCATTTACTCCAGAAAATATCTACTTCCGTGAAGATCGAGTACGACAAGTTTTTGGCGTCAAGCTGAGTATTGACGATCCCCAAGGATTTGCAAAGCCAGGAATGCCAGCCGATGGGGAAATTCTGACTCAATAA